A portion of the Burkholderia sp. GAS332 genome contains these proteins:
- a CDS encoding isovaleryl-CoA dehydrogenase: MSNLPGLQFPLGEEIEMLRDSIAGFAAKEIAPRAAEIDRTDQFPMDLWRKFGDLGVLGMTVSEEYGGANMGYTAHMIAMEEISRASASVGLSYGAHSNLCVNQIHRNGTAAQKEKYLPKLVSGEHIGALAMSEPNAGSDVVSMKLRADKKGDHYVLNGTKMWITNGPDCDTLVVYAKTDLEANSRGITAFIVEKGMKGFSVAQKLDKLGMRGSHTGELVFQDVEVPEENILGQLNGGVKVLMSGLDYERAVLAGGPTGIMVAVMDAVVPYIHDRKQFGQPIGEFQLIQGKVADLYTTLQACRAYLYAVGRQLDTLGNGHVRQVRKDCAGVILYTAEKATWMAGEAIQILGGNGYINEYPVGRLWRDAKLYEIGAGTSEIRRMLIGRELFAETA; encoded by the coding sequence ATGAGCAACCTGCCCGGTTTGCAATTCCCGCTCGGCGAAGAAATCGAAATGCTGCGTGACAGCATCGCCGGATTCGCTGCCAAAGAAATCGCCCCGCGGGCCGCGGAAATCGACCGCACCGACCAGTTCCCCATGGACCTGTGGCGCAAATTCGGCGACCTGGGCGTGCTCGGCATGACGGTCTCAGAGGAATACGGCGGCGCGAACATGGGCTATACGGCGCACATGATCGCGATGGAAGAAATCTCGCGCGCCTCGGCATCGGTCGGTCTCTCATACGGCGCGCACTCGAATCTGTGCGTCAACCAGATTCATCGCAACGGCACGGCAGCGCAAAAGGAAAAGTATCTACCCAAACTCGTCTCCGGTGAGCACATCGGCGCACTCGCCATGAGCGAGCCGAACGCGGGTTCGGACGTCGTCAGCATGAAGCTGCGTGCGGACAAGAAGGGCGATCACTATGTGCTGAACGGCACGAAAATGTGGATCACCAACGGCCCGGATTGCGACACGCTCGTCGTCTATGCCAAAACCGATCTCGAAGCGAATTCGCGGGGCATTACCGCGTTTATCGTCGAGAAGGGCATGAAGGGTTTCTCGGTCGCGCAAAAGCTCGACAAGCTCGGCATGCGTGGGTCGCACACCGGTGAACTGGTGTTCCAGGACGTGGAAGTGCCGGAAGAAAATATTCTCGGCCAGTTGAACGGCGGCGTGAAGGTGCTGATGAGCGGCCTCGATTACGAACGCGCCGTGCTCGCCGGCGGCCCGACCGGCATCATGGTCGCGGTCATGGATGCGGTCGTGCCGTATATCCACGACCGCAAGCAGTTCGGCCAGCCGATCGGCGAGTTCCAGCTGATTCAAGGCAAGGTCGCCGATCTGTACACCACGCTGCAAGCGTGCCGCGCGTATCTCTACGCAGTGGGCCGGCAACTCGACACGCTCGGTAACGGACATGTGCGCCAAGTGCGTAAGGACTGCGCGGGCGTGATTCTCTATACCGCTGAAAAAGCGACCTGGATGGCTGGTGAGGCGATTCAGATTCTTGGTGGTAATGGCTATATCAACGAGTATCCGGTCGGCCGTCTGTGGCGCGATGCGAAGCTTTATGAAATCGGCGCGGGCACGAGCGAAATTCGCCGCATGTTGATCGGCCGCGAACTGTTCGCCGAAACGGCCTGA
- a CDS encoding 3-methylcrotonyl-CoA carboxylase beta subunit gives MPIIESKLNPRSDDFRTNAAALEALVADLRAKIEKLALGGGQAARDKHTGRGKLLPRERIEKLLDPGTPFLEFSQLAAYGMYHNDAPGAGVITGIGRIAGQECVIVCNDATVKGGTYYPVTVKKHVRAQEIAAENHLPCVYLVDSGGANLPNQDDVFPDRDHFGRIFFNQANLSAAGIPQIAVVMGSCTAGGAYVPAMSDESIIVKNQGTIFLGGPPLVKAATGEVVSAEDLGGGDVHTRLSGVVDHLAQNDAHALGIARSIVGNLNRTKQVPVALQEPKPPRYDVKSMYGVIPVDTRKPFDIREVIARIVDDSAFDEFKARYGTTLVCGFAHIWGHPVGIIANNGILFSESALKGAHFIELCCQRKIPLVFLQNITGFMVGRKYENEGIARNGAKMVTAVATAKVPKFTVIIGGSFGAGNYGMCGRAYSPRFLWMWPNARISVMGGEQAASVLATVKRDGIEGKGGAWSAEEEEAFKQPIRDQYEHQGHPYYASARLWDDGVIDPAQTRDVLGLGLSATMNAPIEDTRFGVFRM, from the coding sequence ATGCCGATCATCGAATCAAAACTGAATCCGCGCTCGGACGACTTCCGCACCAATGCGGCGGCGCTCGAAGCGCTGGTCGCCGATCTTCGCGCGAAGATCGAGAAACTCGCGCTGGGCGGCGGGCAAGCGGCGCGCGATAAACACACGGGCCGCGGCAAACTGCTGCCGCGTGAGCGCATCGAGAAACTGCTCGATCCAGGCACGCCGTTTCTCGAGTTCTCGCAACTCGCGGCCTATGGCATGTACCACAACGACGCGCCGGGCGCGGGTGTCATCACCGGCATTGGCCGCATCGCGGGGCAGGAGTGCGTGATCGTCTGCAACGACGCGACGGTCAAGGGCGGGACTTACTATCCGGTCACCGTCAAAAAGCACGTGCGGGCGCAGGAAATCGCCGCCGAAAATCATTTGCCGTGCGTCTACCTCGTCGACTCGGGCGGTGCGAATCTGCCGAATCAGGACGATGTGTTCCCCGATCGCGATCACTTCGGCCGCATCTTCTTTAATCAGGCCAATCTGTCCGCGGCAGGCATTCCGCAAATCGCCGTCGTGATGGGCTCGTGCACGGCAGGCGGCGCCTACGTGCCGGCCATGAGCGATGAGTCGATCATCGTCAAGAATCAGGGGACGATTTTCCTCGGCGGCCCGCCGCTCGTCAAAGCCGCAACGGGTGAAGTGGTGAGCGCGGAAGACCTCGGCGGCGGCGACGTGCATACGCGCTTGTCGGGCGTGGTCGATCATCTCGCGCAGAACGATGCGCATGCGTTGGGCATTGCGCGCAGCATCGTCGGCAATCTGAATCGCACGAAGCAGGTGCCGGTGGCGTTGCAGGAACCGAAGCCGCCGCGCTATGACGTGAAGAGCATGTATGGCGTGATTCCCGTCGATACGCGCAAGCCGTTCGATATTCGCGAGGTGATCGCGCGCATCGTCGACGATTCCGCTTTCGACGAATTCAAGGCCCGCTACGGTACGACGCTCGTGTGTGGCTTCGCGCATATCTGGGGGCATCCGGTCGGCATCATCGCGAACAATGGCATCCTGTTTTCGGAGTCGGCGCTCAAGGGCGCGCACTTCATCGAACTGTGCTGCCAGCGCAAGATTCCGCTGGTGTTCCTGCAGAACATCACGGGCTTCATGGTGGGCCGCAAGTACGAAAACGAAGGCATCGCGCGTAACGGCGCGAAGATGGTGACGGCCGTGGCCACGGCGAAGGTGCCGAAGTTCACGGTGATCATCGGCGGTTCGTTCGGGGCCGGCAACTATGGCATGTGCGGCCGCGCGTATTCGCCGCGCTTCCTGTGGATGTGGCCGAACGCGCGCATTTCGGTGATGGGCGGCGAGCAGGCGGCGTCGGTGCTGGCCACGGTCAAGCGCGACGGCATCGAAGGCAAGGGTGGTGCGTGGAGCGCCGAGGAGGAAGAGGCGTTCAAGCAGCCGATCCGCGATCAATACGAGCACCAGGGCCACCCGTATTACGCGAGCGCGCGTCTGTGGGACGACGGTGTGATCGACCCTGCGCAAACCCGCGACGTGCTCGGCCTCGGCCTCTCGGCGACGATGAACGCGCCGATCGAAGACACGCGTTTCGGCGTGTTCAGAATGTGA
- a CDS encoding methylglutaconyl-CoA hydratase — MQHETLTVSLAGQIATVTLNRPDVRNAFNETMIAELTSAFTALNTHDDVRAVVLAANGKAFCAGADLNWMKKMAGYSAEENFDDAMLLANMLSSIYRCNKPVIARVNGDAYAGGMGLISACDIVVAVDSARFCLSEARLGLIPATIAPYVIRALGEQASRRYFTTAEQFDCATALRLGLVSEAVSAEQLDATVQQIAETLCANGPQAVRACKQLVQDIAGHALNEAMIEDTAVRIARTRAGAEGREGVASFLDKRTPSWRD; from the coding sequence ATGCAACACGAAACGCTGACTGTTTCTCTCGCGGGTCAGATCGCCACGGTCACGCTGAATCGGCCGGACGTGCGCAACGCGTTCAACGAAACGATGATTGCCGAACTGACGTCGGCTTTCACCGCCTTGAACACGCACGACGACGTGCGCGCGGTCGTGCTCGCCGCGAACGGCAAGGCGTTCTGCGCGGGCGCCGATCTGAACTGGATGAAGAAGATGGCCGGCTACTCGGCCGAGGAGAACTTTGACGACGCGATGCTGCTCGCGAACATGCTGTCGTCGATCTATCGCTGCAACAAACCGGTGATCGCGCGTGTGAACGGCGACGCGTACGCGGGCGGCATGGGTTTGATCTCGGCGTGCGATATCGTCGTGGCGGTGGACAGTGCGCGTTTTTGCCTCTCGGAGGCGCGTCTCGGTTTGATCCCTGCGACCATTGCGCCGTATGTGATCCGCGCGTTGGGCGAGCAGGCGTCGCGGCGCTACTTCACGACCGCCGAGCAGTTCGATTGCGCGACGGCGTTGCGCCTCGGCCTTGTCAGTGAAGCGGTCAGCGCGGAGCAACTCGACGCGACCGTGCAGCAGATCGCCGAAACGCTCTGCGCAAACGGTCCGCAAGCCGTGCGTGCCTGCAAGCAGCTCGTGCAGGACATCGCCGGTCACGCGTTGAACGAGGCCATGATCGAAGATACTGCGGTGCGCATTGCCCGCACGCGAGCCGGTGCGGAAGGCCGTGAAGGCGTCGCGTCGTTCCTCGACAAGCGCACGCCGTCCTGGCGCGATTGA
- a CDS encoding 3-methylcrotonoyl-CoA carboxylase, alpha subunit: MFNKILIANRGEIACRVAATCKRLGIASVAVYSDADANAKHVAACDEAVHIGGSTAAESYLRVERIIEAARATGAQAVHPGYGFLSENEDFAHACEAAGIVFIGPPVEAIAAMGSKAAAKALMHAAAVPLVPGYHGDDQDPQLLHREADAIGYPVLLKASAGGGGKGMRVVERTEDFTAALASCKREAASSFGNDRVLIEKYLTRPRHVEVQVFADRHGGAVYLFDRDCSVQRRHQKVLEEAPAPGLSAEIKREMGEAAVAAARAVNYVGAGTVEFIMTSTGDFYFMEMNTRLQVEHPVTEMVTGQDLVEWQLRVAADEPLPLTQQELKIDGHAIEARIYAEHPARGFLPSTGTLKHLRMPEGVEFTISAAGAGDSDRKAPVRIDSGVREGDTITPFYDPMIAKLIVHGATREEALARMNRALRACEVVGPHTNVEFLQRIVTSEPFATGDLDTGLIERHHDALFAPVKKPFKEALALACAALLTREGGTAHGASPWDALSHWRLNSGYTQTLGWRTIDNSDNESVFPVTFARDGATQTLEHDGVREDFTWSAGTGQHEYRATIGDARVTGRVFIDGDTFHVFCLGEALAFEWQNLLAHAADAEGGEGRLTAPMPGKVIAVLVEPGAVVEKGTPLIVMEAMKMEHTIGAPAAGTVKEVLYAVGDQVADGAQLLVLDVG; encoded by the coding sequence ATGTTCAATAAGATCCTGATTGCCAACCGCGGCGAGATTGCCTGCCGGGTCGCCGCGACCTGCAAGCGGCTCGGTATCGCGAGCGTGGCCGTGTATTCCGATGCGGACGCCAACGCGAAACACGTGGCCGCCTGTGACGAGGCGGTGCATATCGGCGGATCGACCGCGGCGGAAAGCTATCTGCGCGTCGAACGCATTATCGAAGCCGCGCGTGCGACCGGCGCACAAGCGGTGCATCCAGGTTACGGTTTCCTGTCGGAAAACGAAGACTTTGCGCATGCCTGCGAAGCGGCCGGCATCGTCTTCATCGGACCGCCGGTCGAAGCGATCGCCGCGATGGGTTCGAAGGCGGCCGCGAAAGCGCTGATGCATGCGGCTGCTGTGCCGCTCGTGCCGGGTTATCACGGCGACGACCAGGATCCGCAATTGCTGCATCGCGAAGCCGATGCGATCGGTTATCCGGTCTTGCTGAAGGCGAGTGCGGGGGGCGGCGGCAAAGGCATGCGCGTCGTCGAGCGCACGGAAGATTTCACGGCGGCATTGGCATCGTGCAAACGCGAAGCGGCCAGCAGTTTCGGCAACGATCGCGTGCTGATCGAAAAGTATCTGACGCGGCCGCGTCACGTGGAAGTGCAGGTGTTCGCGGACCGTCACGGCGGCGCGGTGTATCTGTTCGACCGCGACTGCTCGGTGCAGCGGCGGCACCAGAAGGTGCTGGAAGAAGCGCCGGCGCCGGGCTTGTCCGCGGAAATCAAACGCGAGATGGGCGAAGCGGCCGTGGCCGCCGCGCGTGCGGTGAATTACGTCGGTGCGGGCACGGTCGAGTTCATCATGACCAGCACGGGCGATTTCTACTTCATGGAGATGAACACGCGCCTCCAGGTCGAGCATCCGGTCACGGAAATGGTGACGGGGCAGGACCTGGTGGAATGGCAACTGCGCGTCGCAGCGGACGAACCGCTGCCGCTCACGCAGCAAGAGCTGAAAATCGATGGCCACGCGATCGAAGCGCGTATTTACGCCGAACATCCGGCACGCGGCTTCCTCCCGTCGACGGGCACGCTCAAGCATCTGCGCATGCCGGAAGGCGTTGAATTCACCATCAGCGCGGCAGGCGCGGGCGACTCGGATCGCAAAGCGCCGGTACGCATCGACAGCGGCGTGCGCGAGGGCGACACCATCACGCCGTTCTACGATCCGATGATTGCCAAGCTGATCGTCCACGGTGCGACGCGCGAAGAGGCGCTCGCGCGTATGAATCGCGCGCTGCGTGCCTGCGAAGTGGTCGGTCCGCACACCAACGTCGAGTTCCTGCAACGCATCGTCACGAGCGAGCCGTTCGCGACCGGCGATCTCGATACGGGGTTGATCGAGCGTCATCACGATGCCTTGTTCGCGCCCGTCAAGAAACCCTTCAAGGAAGCCCTGGCGCTCGCCTGCGCCGCGTTGCTGACGCGCGAAGGCGGCACCGCGCACGGCGCGTCGCCGTGGGATGCGCTATCGCACTGGCGCCTGAACAGCGGCTATACGCAGACACTCGGCTGGCGCACTATCGACAACAGTGACAACGAAAGCGTTTTCCCGGTCACGTTTGCGCGCGACGGCGCCACCCAAACGCTCGAACACGACGGCGTGCGCGAGGACTTCACGTGGTCGGCCGGCACAGGCCAGCATGAATACCGCGCGACGATCGGCGATGCGCGGGTAACAGGGCGCGTTTTTATCGACGGCGATACGTTCCACGTGTTCTGCCTCGGCGAGGCGCTGGCATTCGAGTGGCAGAACCTGCTCGCGCATGCCGCGGATGCTGAAGGCGGCGAAGGCCGTTTGACCGCGCCGATGCCGGGCAAGGTGATCGCGGTGCTGGTCGAACCGGGCGCGGTGGTGGAGAAGGGCACGCCGCTGATCGTGATGGAAGCGATGAAGATGGAGCACACGATCGGCGCGCCGGCGGCAGGCACGGTGAAGGAAGTGCTGTATGCGGTCGGCGATCAGGTCGCCGATGGGGCGCAGCTTCTCGTGCTGGATGTGGGGTAA